The Cyanobacteriota bacterium genome segment TGGGGGTTTGCTAAGCTCTAAAGAGTGGTTAGCTCTGGTCTAGTCATGAGAACGTTGTTTACATGGTATGGCAATGCGCTGTTGAATCCAAGAACTCGCCTTTGGGTATTGCTAGGCAGTTTGGTCTATCTGCTGAGTCCGATCGATATTTCTCCTGATCTTATTCCTTTTGCAGGGCAGATTGACGATGTAGTGCTGTTGATGATGGTGATATCGGGTTTATCGCAGTTGTTTAGCCAGCGCCAAGGGTTAACTCAACCACTTGAGCGGGACGATGATCGGGAGGCTGAAGATGCCGATCGGGTCACTCAAACTATTAATGTAGATGCAGTGGAAATCAAGTGATTATCAGCTATTGATCTACTGATCTAAAGTTACTCGTTGGTTGGCTATAGAAGTTGGTTGCAGATGTGATGATCAGCAGTACACTAATACAGGTGAACCGTTAACTGGAGCCATGACCCAGTACCTAGTGGATTCAAGCTGCATGAACATCCCTGCTTACCAAGTGCGAGAAAGTCACCGAGCCAAACATGTGAATATTCGAGTGTTGGCCACAGGTGAGCTACAAGTGGTGATTCCTAGAGGGTTCGATCGTGCCCGCATTCCCGATATTTTGCACCGGAAGCAGCATTGGATTACCCGCACCCTAGAGCGTATTCACCAGCAGCGAGCAGATCTGCATGTCACCCAAACTCCGCCCAGTGGCATTACCCTGACGGCTGTGAGCGAAACTTGGCAAGTGAGCTATCTGGCAACAGCAGCTACCGGCATCACAGCGGTGGAAAAGAGTGATCATACCCTCGTGCTTCGGGGCAATGTTGCTCAGCATGGCCTCTGCCGTGAAGTGTTGCGACGGTGGCTGACCCACAAAGGACAGCAAATCTTGGTGCCCTGGCTGCGAGAGGTGAGCCATGCCTGTGAATTGCCCTTTAAGCAGGCAACCGTGCGGGGACAAAAGACCCTCTGGGCCAGTTGTTCTCATAATAAGTCCATCAGCCTTAACTACAAGCTGCTA includes the following:
- a CDS encoding M48 family metallopeptidase, with product MTQYLVDSSCMNIPAYQVRESHRAKHVNIRVLATGELQVVIPRGFDRARIPDILHRKQHWITRTLERIHQQRADLHVTQTPPSGITLTAVSETWQVSYLATAATGITAVEKSDHTLVLRGNVAQHGLCREVLRRWLTHKGQQILVPWLREVSHACELPFKQATVRGQKTLWASCSHNKSISLNYKLLFLPPHLVHYVFVHELCHTVHMNHSAQFWALVGSLLGNYRAVDRELRQAMTYVPNWVGKEIDRNPLDQQLCN
- a CDS encoding DUF1232 domain-containing protein; its protein translation is MRTLFTWYGNALLNPRTRLWVLLGSLVYLLSPIDISPDLIPFAGQIDDVVLLMMVISGLSQLFSQRQGLTQPLERDDDREAEDADRVTQTINVDAVEIK